From a region of the Salvelinus namaycush isolate Seneca chromosome 40, SaNama_1.0, whole genome shotgun sequence genome:
- the LOC120033201 gene encoding ly6/PLAUR domain-containing protein 1-like: protein MQFLVCGYALQIQCYQCEEVKNNECSTPEFIVNCTVNVQDMCQKEVLVKKDGIFYRKSCASSGACLISSSGYQQFCTGRINSVCISCCNTPLCNGPRKKNRPVPSAATFSFSSLLLLLVSLTLVSLALT from the exons ATGCAGTTTCTGGTCTGTG GTTATGCTCTCCAGATCCAGTGTTACCAGTGTGAGGAGGTGAAAAACAATGAATGCTCCACGCCGGAGTTCATTGTCAACTGCACGGTCAACGTGCAGGACATGTGTCAGAAGGAGGTACTGGTGAAGAAGGATG gCATATTTTACCGCAAGTCCTGCGCCTCATCCGGGGCGTGCCTCATATCCTCGTCAGGCTACCAGCAGTTCTGCACTGGAAGGATCAACTCGGTGTGCATTTCCTGCTGTAACACACCGCTCTGCAATGGGCCCCGGAAGAAGAACCGCCCGGTCCCATCAGCCGCGACCTTTTCATTTTCCTCCCTTCTTTTGCTGCTGGTCTCCCTCACGCTGGTCTCCCTCGCTCTGACATAG